The DNA sequence CCAGCCCGGTGAGCCGCAGTCAGGCGGGCAACAATCTCCTCCAGGGCCAGGGGGGCAGTGTCCACCATCTCTGCCTCGGGAGGTGCCCAGGCCAGAACGGCGGGCGATATTAGGGAACCGGCATAAAGCAGCACTTCCGCCTGAGACAGGACCTTCATGCCTTTTACGGTAATAAGCTCCGGATCTCCAGGTCCGGCTCCCACAAAGATTACGGGATGTCGCTCTGTCATCTTACCTCGCCAGGGCCGAACCGGTGATAACCCATACGGGGTTCAGTGTCTGTAAATAAGATCCCCCTGCCAAGGGCTGAGCCCGGCTGACCTGAAGTTGAATAATATCTATCAGATAATTCTCACGGAGCAAAATCTTTCGGGCCTTTTCCAAAGTTTCGAGGAGGGTAGCGGTGAGAGCCACTTTGCCGCCCGGCCGTAGGCAAGACAGAACCTCACAGAGGATATCTTCCAGATCCACGCCCCCGCCGCCGATAAACACCCGGTCAGGATGAGTCAGGACGGCCAGACATGCAGGAGCCCTACCGCAGATGACCTCGAAATTATCCACCTGTAACTTTTCCCGGTTGGCAGTGATCTGGGCGGCGCGCTTCGGGTTCTTTTCCACGGCCACGATGCGTCCCCGACCGATCAAGAGACTGGCCTCCAACCCCACGGAACCGGTGCCGGCGCCAATATCCCAGAGCACCTGGCCCGGATAAAGCTCGAGCTTCGCCAGAACTACGGCCCGCACCTCGGCCTTGGTAATCAAGCCTCGTTCCGGGCAGTAAAACTCTTCCGGCATACCCAGATGGAACATCGGGTCTTTTCCAGGGAGGCGACCCTGACGGTTCCTGAAAGGAGCGGATATTAAATCCAACACCACTATATTTAATGGGGAAAAGGTCCTGTCTGCCGCTTCATCCAAACTCATCCAGGCAAATCGTTCGGTTTCCAGACCCAAGTCTTCCAGGACGCAGAGCCGGGCTTCGATCCGCCCGGATTTTAGCAGGCGTCGGGCGATAGCATCAGGCGCGTGAGCCGGATCGGTATAAATGAACCACAAGCCAGGCGCATTCAGGGCGGCATCGAGGGATTCCCAACCCCGGCCGTGCAGGCTCACCACTTGGGCCATCTGCCAGGCCGTTTGCAGACGACCCGACGCCGCCTGAACTGCGGTGATATTAGGGTGAATTCTCACGTTTTCCGGTCCTAACAGACGCACCACCATTGGGCCTATACCGAAAAAATTGGGATCTCCTGAGGCCAGGATCACTATCTGCCGATACTGGGCCAGTTCACCTAGTTTGAGAATCACATGTTCCGGGTCCTTCCCCAAGATGATCTTTTCGGCAGGATGTTCGGGAAAATAAGCCAGGTGACGCCTGCCCCCCACCAGCACCTGGGCTCCTTTGATGATATCAAGGGTTCGGAGGGTAAGGTCGGTTAACGACATCCCCAAACCCACCACCTGGACGGGGATCATGACGATCCTCTCACCCTGTCTCGCCAAAAAAGTGGAAGACCGTCGAGATCTAATATCACTGTGGCAAGTTCGGGGCCGGGGCCAGCGAGTTTCCGGAGGGCCGCCAGCATCCGACGACCCACCTCTGCCACCATTGCCTTTTTATGTGCTTCCGGAAGCATTTCCAGAACTTGTCGGGCAGTATTGGCTTGGACCACCGCTTGGGACAGGAGGAAATCACCGGTGATTTCTTCGGTCCAGCGGCCCAATTCTCCAAAGTTGGCCAACCCCTGGGAAGCATGAGTATGGCTGAAACCCTGGGCCATTTTCAAGGCCTTGCCAAAAAAGGCACCTATGGTGAGGTGGCTGAATCCCAGCCTAACCGCAGTCTTCAGAGCGAAACCCACATAGTCCCCCATCTGCACAAAGCCCTCCTCCGGCAGATGGGGAATAATTCTCTTAAGATACTCCTCGCTTTTGCCACCGGTAGTGAGGACAACACCAGTAAGTCCCACGGCCCGGGCTACTTTAAGGGCGCTCACCACGGTCGCCCGATACGCTTGGTGGGAAAAGGGCCTGACCAGTCCGGTGGTGCCCAGAATGGAGATCCCCCCCAGGATTCCCAGCCGGGGATTGAGTGTGTGGCGGGCGATTTCTTCCCCCTGGGGCACAAAAATTTCCACGGTAAACCTCAGGGGTAGATTATTACCGGCCAGTTGCCGTATGGCAGCCGTAGTCTGATGCAGCATGCGCCGGGGCACCGGATTGATGGCCGGTTCGCCGACGGCCACAGGCAGTCCGGGCTTGGTCACCCGGCCTACCCCTTCACCCCCCCGGAAAGTCTCTGACTCCTGACAATCTGCAGAGGAAAACCAGACCCGGGCACCGATCACCGCCCCATGAGTGGCGTCCGGGTCGTCCCCGCCGTCTTTGACCACTAGGGCCTCGCCCCGGGAACCGTAGCTACCATGGCTAAGCAGGGGGACGGTCAATTTCCCGCCTTTGGGAAGACTAACCTCCACTGCTTCGGAACAGGGCAGGCCAAGCAATTCCCGCAAGGCGCCCTGAGCGGCGGCGGCGGCCGCGGTGCCGGTGGAAAAACCCACCTTAAGCTGCCGACGCCGTCCGGGCAGCTTGACCGATCCATTTTCCTCAGGATGATTTAAGCCTTGCACCCGGACCTCCTGCAAAAAAACCCTTGCCGCCCAAAGTCGACCTACCCCCGCCCTGTATGGCGGCCAAATTTCTAAATTTTTCATGGCGTTGGACGCTATGATCAAAAATATTTCCCCTTCTTCTTGATAACCATCATAGAGAGATAGGGCAAGGATTGTCCCTTAAGGCTGCGGATATCCTGCACTACGGTTTCGCCCT is a window from the Desulfobacca acetoxidans DSM 11109 genome containing:
- a CDS encoding cobalt-precorrin-5B (C(1))-methyltransferase codes for the protein MQGLNHPEENGSVKLPGRRRQLKVGFSTGTAAAAAAQGALRELLGLPCSEAVEVSLPKGGKLTVPLLSHGSYGSRGEALVVKDGGDDPDATHGAVIGARVWFSSADCQESETFRGGEGVGRVTKPGLPVAVGEPAINPVPRRMLHQTTAAIRQLAGNNLPLRFTVEIFVPQGEEIARHTLNPRLGILGGISILGTTGLVRPFSHQAYRATVVSALKVARAVGLTGVVLTTGGKSEEYLKRIIPHLPEEGFVQMGDYVGFALKTAVRLGFSHLTIGAFFGKALKMAQGFSHTHASQGLANFGELGRWTEEITGDFLLSQAVVQANTARQVLEMLPEAHKKAMVAEVGRRMLAALRKLAGPGPELATVILDLDGLPLFWRDRVRGSS
- a CDS encoding bifunctional cobalt-precorrin-7 (C(5))-methyltransferase/cobalt-precorrin-6B (C(15))-methyltransferase, producing MIPVQVVGLGMSLTDLTLRTLDIIKGAQVLVGGRRHLAYFPEHPAEKIILGKDPEHVILKLGELAQYRQIVILASGDPNFFGIGPMVVRLLGPENVRIHPNITAVQAASGRLQTAWQMAQVVSLHGRGWESLDAALNAPGLWFIYTDPAHAPDAIARRLLKSGRIEARLCVLEDLGLETERFAWMSLDEAADRTFSPLNIVVLDLISAPFRNRQGRLPGKDPMFHLGMPEEFYCPERGLITKAEVRAVVLAKLELYPGQVLWDIGAGTGSVGLEASLLIGRGRIVAVEKNPKRAAQITANREKLQVDNFEVICGRAPACLAVLTHPDRVFIGGGGVDLEDILCEVLSCLRPGGKVALTATLLETLEKARKILLRENYLIDIIQLQVSRAQPLAGGSYLQTLNPVWVITGSALAR